CGCTTGACCAGTGGCTGTACGAGCAAAAGATACCCGGCATATACGGCATCGACACGCGCGAGCTCACAAAAAAGCTGCGCGTGCACGGCGTCATGATGGGCGCAATAGCGGTGTCGGACAAGGGGCCGGTGGACGACTCCAGGATGAGAAAGCTTGTCTCAGGAGCAAAATACGAGGGCCTCAACTTTATGCCAGAGGTCTCGACTCCCAGGCCGCAAGAGTACGGCGACAAAGACAAACCTTGCGTCGTGCTCCTTGACACCGGCACGAAATACAGCATCATCCGCAACATAATCCGCACCGGCTACCGCGTCGTGCGCATGCCGTGGGACGCGCCGTACGAGCAGATAATGTCGTACAACCCAAAAGGAGTTGTCATCAGCAACGGGCCGGGCGACCCCAAGGTCTGCACAAGCACGATAAAGACGGCAACGAAATTGATAAAGACGTCGACCCCGACGCTCGGGATATGCCTTGGCAACCAGATCCTTGCGCTTGCAGGGGGTGCTGACACTTACAAGCTGAAATTCGGCCACAGGGGGCAGAACAAGCCCTGCGTGGACCTGCGCAACATGCAGTCGTACGTCACCAGCCAGAACCACGGCTACGGCATCGACCCGGAGAGCCTCGACGGCACTGGCTTTAAGGTGTGGTTTGCAAACGCCGACGACGACACGGTGGAGGGAATCGAGCACGCAAGCAAGCCGGTGATAGCGGTGCAGTTCCACCCGGAGGCGTCGCCGGGGCCATACGACTGCATGTTCGTGTTTGACAGGTTCAAGCAGATAATCGACGCCGGCGGCAGGATAACTGACGGCGTCAAGCCAAGAGAAAAGAAGGAAAAAGAAAAGCCCGGGAAAAAGGCAGTCAAGAAAAAAGCAGCAGCAGCGAGAAAAAAGAAGGAGGGGAGAAAAGTCGCCAAGAGATGAATCGATAAAAAAAGTCCTCGTGCTTGGAAGTGGGGCAATAAAGATCGGAGAAGCAGGCGAG
The sequence above is drawn from the Nitrososphaera viennensis EN76 genome and encodes:
- the carA gene encoding glutamine-hydrolyzing carbamoyl-phosphate synthase small subunit, yielding MLEDGTVFAGIGFGYPSEIAGEVVFNTGMVGYTETLTDPSYRGQILCMTYPLVGNYGVPSFDVKDEYGLPKFFESDRIQAKALLIHDLSDVASHWSCVKTLDQWLYEQKIPGIYGIDTRELTKKLRVHGVMMGAIAVSDKGPVDDSRMRKLVSGAKYEGLNFMPEVSTPRPQEYGDKDKPCVVLLDTGTKYSIIRNIIRTGYRVVRMPWDAPYEQIMSYNPKGVVISNGPGDPKVCTSTIKTATKLIKTSTPTLGICLGNQILALAGGADTYKLKFGHRGQNKPCVDLRNMQSYVTSQNHGYGIDPESLDGTGFKVWFANADDDTVEGIEHASKPVIAVQFHPEASPGPYDCMFVFDRFKQIIDAGGRITDGVKPREKKEKEKPGKKAVKKKAAAARKKKEGRKVAKR